From a region of the Campylobacter showae genome:
- a CDS encoding nuclease-related domain-containing DEAD/DEAH box helicase, with product MNIIKSIFSKIFKGEQGEADVFEAIGKILNSKGDENYYLIPKATLDDAAGSSKEIDLLLLHPVFGIYVIEVKNWSNLNQIDSANDPYEQVKIYQRMLLAKIQSELKKVPINVEYRVIFPSVSKDEADKFYEKNPSYKNFKNHTFFKDDLANNNDIFARFFHSSVADHIPNKKEFLKISQMLVSQSKLKQKIIPIITKDEIIFFDRKQLSIMSGYTGGFRVIRGVAGTGKTMILANFVANRLERDDSEKFLVLCFNKNLAENIRSSFGDRFMKQSIAVYSIISLLNRIGFDEAKLGIDEKTSLDEKYKIFETDEAITEFRAKFSAHLAKHPIDYVLCDETQDMPAGFMRVIYEEIKDCVFFIDEAQKFYPYTMNSIADIFHHPKFERIDMRGRVKNLKNVYRTPSNIARCAFEILQNDSAINTYYKNSFYLDKSFLEDIECVLQDGSVNVRAMDDFAQLRGVLESLPINETSVVLSNSKKSVEAIKEYALPKDKNIDVLTMQSIKGLEAQNIVIHNFLPFLQTTLKNDRKLFYRKIYVLLTRSKENLYVSIPEKLDENLPDEIKSVIETIKKYASIAKAAEGPSKDEKTASSKIKLASIKPVLRDIKDGAELVVAGSELFAIIAGLFG from the coding sequence TTGAACATAATAAAAAGCATATTTAGTAAAATTTTTAAAGGCGAGCAAGGCGAGGCGGACGTATTTGAAGCCATAGGCAAAATTTTAAACTCCAAAGGCGATGAGAACTACTATCTCATCCCAAAAGCCACGCTTGATGATGCGGCAGGCTCATCAAAGGAGATTGATCTGCTATTGCTTCATCCTGTATTTGGTATCTACGTCATCGAGGTCAAAAACTGGTCAAATTTAAATCAGATAGATAGCGCAAACGACCCTTACGAGCAGGTTAAAATTTATCAAAGAATGCTGCTTGCTAAAATCCAGTCCGAACTTAAAAAAGTACCGATAAACGTGGAATACCGAGTAATCTTTCCGTCCGTTAGCAAGGATGAGGCCGATAAATTTTATGAAAAAAATCCAAGCTATAAAAACTTTAAAAACCATACATTTTTTAAAGATGATTTAGCTAACAACAACGACATATTTGCCAGGTTTTTCCACTCATCCGTTGCGGATCACATCCCAAACAAAAAAGAGTTTCTAAAAATCTCACAAATGCTAGTCAGTCAAAGCAAGCTAAAACAAAAAATCATCCCGATAATTACGAAAGACGAGATTATTTTTTTTGACCGTAAGCAGCTTAGTATCATGAGCGGCTATACAGGCGGCTTTCGCGTGATAAGGGGCGTGGCCGGCACGGGCAAGACGATGATTTTAGCAAATTTCGTCGCAAATAGGCTAGAGCGAGACGATAGCGAGAAATTTTTAGTGCTTTGTTTTAACAAAAACCTAGCCGAAAACATAAGATCAAGCTTTGGCGATAGGTTTATGAAGCAAAGTATAGCCGTATACTCCATTATCTCGCTTTTAAATCGCATAGGATTTGACGAGGCTAAACTTGGTATCGACGAAAAGACGAGCCTAGATGAAAAATACAAAATCTTTGAAACGGATGAAGCCATAACTGAATTTAGAGCTAAATTTAGCGCTCATCTGGCAAAACATCCGATCGATTATGTCCTTTGCGACGAGACGCAGGATATGCCGGCGGGATTTATGAGGGTTATTTACGAGGAGATAAAAGACTGCGTGTTTTTTATAGACGAGGCGCAGAAATTTTACCCCTATACGATGAATAGCATCGCTGATATCTTTCATCATCCAAAATTTGAGCGCATAGATATGAGAGGGCGGGTAAAAAACCTAAAAAACGTCTACCGAACGCCGTCAAATATCGCTAGGTGCGCATTTGAAATCTTGCAAAACGATAGCGCGATAAATACCTACTATAAAAACAGCTTTTACCTAGATAAAAGCTTTCTGGAAGACATCGAATGCGTACTGCAAGACGGAAGCGTAAACGTAAGGGCTATGGATGACTTTGCGCAGCTTAGAGGCGTTTTAGAGTCCTTGCCCATAAACGAAACTAGCGTAGTTTTAAGCAATAGTAAAAAATCGGTCGAGGCCATAAAAGAATACGCCTTGCCAAAAGATAAAAACATAGACGTGCTTACAATGCAATCTATCAAAGGCCTTGAAGCTCAAAATATCGTTATACACAACTTTTTGCCGTTTCTGCAAACGACGCTAAAAAACGACCGCAAGCTATTTTATAGAAAAATTTATGTTTTATTAACTAGAAGCAAGGAAAATTTATACGTTTCGATTCCGGAAAAACTTGACGAAAATTTACCCGATGAGATTAAAAGCGTAATAGAAACGATAAAAAAATACGCAAGCATAGCAAAAGCTGCCGAAGGGCCAAGTAAAGACGAAAAAACCGCAAGCTCAAAAATAAAACTAGCCTCCATAAAACCCGTGCTAAGAGATATAAAAGACGGAGCCGAGCTAGTGGTGGCCGGAAGCGAACTGTTTGCTATAATAGCAGGGCTATTTGGGTAA
- a CDS encoding type II toxin-antitoxin system RelB/DinJ family antitoxin, whose protein sequence is MNALIQFRVDKELKNEADKLFKELGLDLGTAIKLFLKQSVNKQAIPFAITAQKDEIDAKYLKSVIENIDSGKVKMIRKNLSELESLADA, encoded by the coding sequence ATGAATGCATTAATACAATTTAGAGTAGATAAAGAACTCAAAAACGAAGCCGATAAACTCTTTAAAGAGCTCGGGCTTGATCTTGGTACGGCGATAAAGCTATTTTTAAAGCAATCGGTAAATAAGCAAGCCATACCCTTTGCCATAACGGCGCAAAAAGACGAAATAGACGCGAAGTATCTAAAAAGCGTGATAGAAAATATAGATAGCGGCAAGGTAAAGATGATAAGAAAAAATCTAAGCGAGCTTGAGAGTTTAGCCGATGCTTAA
- a CDS encoding Txe/YoeB family addiction module toxin, with translation MLNIEFYPDAWDNYLNFTSDKKLFAKINILIKDIVRGNEAEGIGKPEALKGDLSGCYSRRIDGKNRIVYRTKGDTVQILQVGTHYKEK, from the coding sequence ATGCTTAATATCGAGTTTTATCCCGACGCATGGGATAATTACCTAAATTTTACTAGCGACAAGAAGCTTTTTGCGAAGATAAATATACTCATCAAAGACATCGTTAGAGGTAATGAAGCAGAAGGTATAGGCAAGCCCGAAGCGCTAAAAGGCGATCTAAGCGGTTGCTACTCTCGCAGGATAGACGGTAAAAACCGCATCGTTTATAGGACCAAGGGCGATACGGTGCAAATTTTACAAGTCGGAACGCATTACAAAGAGAAGTAA